The Agelaius phoeniceus isolate bAgePho1 chromosome Z, bAgePho1.hap1, whole genome shotgun sequence genomic interval AGGGGAAGTGCTTTGGCACAAGGCAAAGGGGAAAAATACTGTAATAcagattttaaatgttttttgtcTGCTGATACTGAGTGTTTTAGCAACTTGACCTAAACTGTCAGGAAAGATAACAGTCAAGTTAGCTAATTATAATATGAACCTTCTTCTGTTTCCCTCCtgctagaaaaaaaatccacagggAATGCAAATAGAGGACACAGGACTCATTGTAGTTAGGCTGACATTTAGTTAGGTTGGGGCATTTATTTCTTTAGTCAGAAACATCTTGAAAACAAAGCTTTAGATGGTACAAATACTCAGGGGTGTCTATGTTGAAGTTCTTTGCACTAGTGTCATAAACATTCATTTGTTTTATAGATCACCTTTAGTCACATTTCATTACTACTTATTACTAAATCAGTGGTGTGTAAATGTATTCTAGGGGTAATTACTTATGGTGTGATGTCAGGCAGTTTGAGGTATGGGTGAAGCCTAGTGGCATTAAATTTTGCTGAGCCCTGtcagcattttttatttctttttaacatgAAGTATTTGATGTGTCTTTCCCTCCTGAAAGTCATGGTGATTATCTCAGCTGATCAGCCACAGCTTCTATGGCTCTGGAGAAGACAGGGGCCACTTCCCAAGCAGTGCACTTTTAACTCCCAGAACACAAAATCAGTCCTTCACCCCAACAGATCAGTCATGTAAGAAGGCTTGTGAGCTGCACAAGGAGAGAGCATGGAAAGCCACAGATGGTAGAGGGAAATGAGCATAACTATGTTTAATTTCTTCCTAAGTAGGAGATGAATGTGCTGCTTCTTTCAAATTCAgtttactgaaaaaaatcaatctCGTGTTAATTCTTACATTAGCATACGTACATTGTTATGCACGTATTATTACAGATACAAGGCCTCAAAAAATACAACCTCAGAACGAAATCCTGGCAAAGCTTATATTTCTAGTGTCCTCTGTAAAAGCTTTGTAACCTTTTCAAGCATGTTCCCCGACTGCTTTCTCCTGTGTTACACTCCTTGTAAAGAGATTGTTTTCTGCAGTGCTCCCCATGTCTTTACACATTCTAATTGGTCAGTTTGGTTGTGGCTGAGACCATGTCTACAGGAACAGCACATTATAGTAGGATCAGCTGTGTAGGACAGCAGCACAGTTGCTGTTGGGGAGTCATGATGTGTATTAGGTGTCTTGTGATCTACTCCAGCCTGGCTCACCTTGTTCATTGGCCTCAATGTCTGATAGCAATGGGAGAACATCAGTTAAGTCTTCTAGTTcagcttcattttttaaaaagtgtaatTTTTGCACTCCAGGGTTAGTCTAAAATTAACATTGAATCATGGTAAGTGAGAATTCGTGAAGCTGCTTCAAAAGCATTCTTGGGATCCAAGCTAAAACAGTAATGTAAATGCAAGCTGGGTactcctgcaggaaaaaaaaaagtaaatcaatTTTTTATTCACTTTCACAGTGAACTATTTTGTGGCACTGCATTTAAATACTGATCCATAGCTTCATGGAGCTCACATCAGTGGGCACATGTCAGGCAGATGTAGCAGGCTGATGGCCTCTGATAAGGAACTCAGTTAAGATAAGAGGCATGGTTTGGTGGCAGTGCAGTTTAAGTAGTGGTTACTGGTTGACTACCTGATGATTAGTGGAGAATCATTTACAGTCATTCACAAGATCCAGCACTTGTTAATGGCATGCCAGTGATCTTAACAAGTTAAAGAGTAAAATAAGCTActttgaacagaaaaaaaataattttaattgttcTAAAAACTCATAAACAAGATAAGAAAAATCTAAAGTCTTTGAGTTTGTCTTCTCTGCATCAAAAATCTATTAAAATGAATTATGGGTGTATTGTGTAGATACATACATTTGGTtgctgtttttttaaaagagggagaaggcagctgctgcaggtattaaataattttaagtgTTTTAATTAAAGTAGTGTATTTTTATACAGCTATCTAGATCATCTTTCTGTGTCAACATTACAGCATATTACAGTAGAGGATGGTGTAAATACAACTTTTTTACAGCTGGAATGTTTTATTTGATCAATTGATTTTGCAAAATTATTTGGAATTAGAGAAAACTAGTAGTTTTAGCTTAGATCAGAACATTGTATTTAGCTGTTCCCACAGAATTTTATGTGTTCCTCCTCATCCCAGCTATTCATAGCATGCAAGAAGGTACTGAAACCTACTGAAATCTCCTTTTGTAATAGGGAAAAGGGGCAGAACAGGACTAAATGTGTTCTGTACTTGCTGGCTAAACCTTATGATGTATTCTCATAGGTATGGACTCTGATTCATAAAGATTTCATCTGTAGCTATTGAAATAGTAGTTAGCCCACTCGAGGCATGTATCTTCGTGCCTTGAGTCTGTGTGGTCTTACAACCTCATAGCCAATTAGAAATAGAGATCATTAAAAACAAGACTGAATGAACTTTAAGGTAATAGGAAGGTTTCAATTGAGCTCAAGTAACTTTTTAGCTCTTAAACTCTAATTTGTACAACATACCTTAAATTGAGATATTGGAACTgtgttttgtggcttttttttttccccaaatgcaGGCATTTTTCAGAGTATGGGCATATGGTGACTACACACTGCATGAATTGCTCCATGtaagctcctggctctggcctAAGAAATGAGGATagggttttcttgtttttatcATTTAAATGCTATGCTTAGCTGGAGGCAGGCAACCAAAGCAGCTTTAATTagagaaattctttactgcCTCTAATTTTTTTACTTGCATGTTATTAGATTACTAAAAAATGAAGCTGTGACTCTGAAAATTGGGAAGCAGAATTTAAGCAATTCTTGCCTTCTGTCACATGGTATAGGAATCAGAAGAGTCCCTGAGCTGCCATTTTGCCTTAGTACTGCACTGGACCCCTTCAGCTCACAGTCGAGAATCATGCAGACTGGAAGTGATCTTGAGTGTATGGGTTCAGAGTTCAGTAAAGTATTTGTAACTAACCCTGATCAAACTCAAGGTGCTGTTCTGGACATTGCCATGAAGTATATTGCAAACAGTAATATCAGGGCATGCAGATAAGAAATTCTGTAAGTTAGTGGCTTCATAGACTATTCTAACACACTTTAATCATTAATTCTTGTTTTGAATTACTCAAATTTGATCTGTCCCACCATgatttaaatacaaatatagGCAGAAGTTACTGTATGAAACATTGCAAATACTGGTTAATAAATATGGAATTTATTAAGGTTATTAACAAATGTTTTGTTGGCCTAAATGCTGGGAGTGGTATCCATGCTTGTTGGTACACATCCTCCAGGTAAAAAAGACAGTAATACTAGTGGCTTGGTTAAACTCAGAATTTGGTTTCAGTTTTTTGACTCTGTTAAAATGCCTTACAGTATATGCAATATCCTTCCTATAGATGGTTAACTTCTGCTTTTATGAAATGTATAGTAGTTTTTGCCTTTTCAGTGAATCTCAGATATTTTCTTTACCTTCCTTTCAGAAAAGACGACGGCGGATTGATCGAAGCATGATTGGGGAGCCAACAAACTTTGTTCACACAGCTCATGTAGGATCTGGAGACCTGTTCAGTGGAATGAATTCAGTAAGCATGAGTGGATGAACATAATTTCATATTAGACAGAATACAGGAACACTGTATTTGTATGTTGTAGCTGAAGCAATGAGTTTTCAGCTATAAGAAAGCATCGATATGAAACTGAAGAATGACCTTATAGCATTTTAATTCCAAGTCCTAAACACTAGCATTCAAGAatacagattattttttaattcctatATTTATTGATAACACATTTCAGATGCTGTATAAATTGCATAGAATactttttaaactaaaaatccACTCTGATTATATGTATGAACCAAAACAGATGTATACTTGAAAATATACTCAGGTATTACATAGAAAAAAACAAGTGTCTTATAGTTAGCCAGATTTCTTACCTTAAATGCCTCAAGCTGTTTTAAATATAGTTCATGTAGAACTCTAACTTACCTCAGTTTATGGTGCAAACAAATTTATGTTTAGGTGTTCTTGCTGAGCTTTTTCTATATTCTGTAGCCCTGTTTGCAGCGTGAATTATTTCAAGAGCAAGCAGTGTCACAGTAAGATTTTGTAGCTTCCTGTGAAAGATGGCCTCAATAAATATTTGTAGCTGTCTGAAAGTAAAAAAACAGAAGCTAagataaataatgaaaattagCTTATGGAAAGAGGTGTATGTTTTAGAGCTTCAAATATCTGTGAAATATCAATCTGTTTCTAAGGtcaataatataaaatatagaaaatggTTGTATGTAGATGAAAAGTATTTGTTGACTTTATTAATAGTCTTTAAAGGAAAACATATTTGGAGATGACAAAGACTTGTtgacaaagaggaaaaatctCTGTGTCTGTTGGAAATATCAGAATGGAAAGCAGAGCTAAAAAAGCTTAAATGTAAGCAAGGGAGTTCACTTCAACTTCAACTAGTTTAAGTTGCCATTATTGAGATCACACAAAATTTTTTTCTAACTTGGCATGTAATGAGGAAGGATATAGCTAGAAAATTCAACATCATAAAGTGTTTTACAAAAACAACATAGTGGGCTGGAAATgatttttagtaaaaaaaagtTTAGTAAAACTGTAAGCAAGTTAAATGGCCAAACACAAATTCTACTTGATAAAATTTAGTTAAAGCTGATTCCTTATTTAATATGATgattaaataatataaataaataatttaatttataaataaattaaataaatgatatattacattaatatttaaagccattataaatttaaataatagACTAACGTGACCAGCTTGTTTGATTACTTTTTTAAagtgtggcttttgcttttttagTAATTGTTGTTTCTCCTGAGGGAACCTTCCTCAGTCTCACAGCTGAGCTGCCTCATTTGAGATTTGTGTAGGTGGCCTGaagctttattttttcactttttgccTGTTTGCTCTCATCCTTTTCTTGCATAATACCCAATTTATCCCCATATAGTAGGTAATCATTATTGTCTCTCTACATAAACTTTTTCGTTTTGAATGCTTCTAAGTagctctttttctcttttttctttttttttatttggataATGTGCTGCATCAATGACCAGCAAGATTTTTCTGATCCTAGATGGAAAGTATCTGTATTGAAAAATAATCATTCCCACTCCCCCTGCTTCAGAGGCTCAAATCTCTGTTTTATCACATTGCATATTTTCTGCCTCTTCTGTGGTGGTCTCCACACTCATTCTTCGCAGTGTAAATTCCAAGATTACAGTGTTAACCTTCACATGTTCTTCTGCTGCATAATTTCCTTTATAGTATGGACATTACAATCCCTCAGGAACCTCtttgtgctttctttttttgggtACCTTTGGTGAATACCTGCAATTTATTTACTGTTTTTCCATTTATATTTGGTTCTTTATTCACtttctgtctgtcctgtgcCTTTTTTCATCACCATTATTCTTTGATATACATCCTCACAATTCTGACTGAATAATTTTTTGACTATTCAGAataatttggaaatattttgggttttgttttccttctctgtagAGTGCCTTGATTCTTTGTCAGAGGTGTACTTAAACAGCAGGAGCCCTCTGTGCACTGTTTCTTGTTCATTTCCAtcccttttttccctattttgCTTTCACAGTACATGGTgaaatttctttcttctgaTGCTTCATGTTCTTCAGTTCAGTTTTTGATTTCATGTATTTCATGTAGTTTtccattgttttctttctcaagaTCTGTCTGTGCTGTTTCCTAATTCAGAAAGGgagagtaaaaaaaaaggaaatagggAAATTTAATGAGATGCATAAGCAACACAAGACTTTGCATGACCCTTAATGGGTACAATCCTCTTTCCTTTCCAAAATCTTTCAAATCCTTAAGTCCCATGTAAATTAGACATAAGAGAGAAGAACCTTGCTCTTGCGTATCATCAGAGAAAGGCCACGGCatctttgggaaagaaaaaaaaccaaaaattgcATCTCACAGTGCTTGTTCTTGTTGCTCAGCCTCAAAAGGAGGGTGCTTCAGAAAAAATGCCACCTTAAAAGCCTACAAATGTTAGACCTTTTTTGCATAgcaattttaaaattgtatGTCTCCTACAAAGGTTTTCATATACAAAATAGCTGCTGAAATGTTAATGCAGACTAGTTCATTTGTTGCATTCTCTGTTTTAAGGGCAGTAGTCTCTGAATTTAAGACTGATACTTCCTATCCACGTACTCATGTGTGACTCATGAAATTAGTCTAACTTTTAGAAATACCCTTGAAAACCTATACTTCAGTCTTGCAATTTGTGTTGATTTGCTGCTCTCCAAAATTTTCAAGTCTTGTAAGCAAGTTTTAAGGTGGAAAGGTGATGTGGCCTGGAGActtttgtaggtttttttatGCTGGATTCAGAGTTCATTCAGATAAAATGACCAACATCCTATATTCACTCTTGTGAATACATTTATGTGTagattaattatttttcaaggaaaaaactTGAATTCagactttgtttttttccataggcagcaaaagatgcttagTGAAGAAGATGAGCGGTTTGGTAAAATGTGCAAGTTCTTAAATACGTCCCCATGCACTTCAGCACACTCTTTTACTGAGTTTGTAGTCTTTGACGTCAGATGCACTAGAAAATTGGTCCTGAACACTTTTCcttgaagaaaaataagatgGCAGTATTGCTTTGCTGTAGCTGTATCACTTATTTCAGCAAAAGGCCGAAGTATAAAATGGTTTTACATTGTGCTGcttaaatacataaaaaaaccacaatccTTTGCATAGCAATATGCCATTGAAGATACAGATCAATAAAACAGGCCCTTTTGTCACATAGGTTTGAAAAACTGTGTGGAAGAATGAGTTTGCTGATGTATTCTGTGCCTGTGTTTTGCTTGCTGtggaattaaaatatatttctttcatCTTCGTAGACAGGGAATATCGTGCAAGCTGCTTGGAAATATTTCTCCTGTGCTGTTTTAATACAGCACAGTGATATTCCAGTGGTGTTTTTAGGTCTCTGTGAAGGAGGAGCATAGATGAAATAATTGCAAGTGGTGCCCTGCAGGCATAGCTTTGAATGAATGTTATTTTCCACTCTTTGTGTAGTTGTTATGTATGCTCTGGGATGCAGAGAAAAAAGGGCCAAACCTTTAAGATTCAAGTTGTCTTCCTGCAGGCACTTGGCCATGATTATTTTGACTCATGCAACGCAAGCAGGAAAGAACTATGggtttccttttctgtttggTGATAGAGGCAGTGAAAGTCATAGCAGGATGTGCATGTGTTGAAACATGAGGCATGAAAAAGGGGGCATGAAGATTTATATGCATCAGactaaaaatactttcaaatgAGCTATGTTCAAGAAAGTTCAGATTTACTAAGGTTTAAAAAGTAAATGTCCTCCATTTAAAGGATCAGTTTCAATTAAGCCAAGCATTGTATATTGTCATGTAAATAGATAAATCAAAAATGTTCCACAAACCAAAAGGTCCATTTTTTTGATTTAGGAAATCCTAGTTTAACCCTGTTTTAATGATCTGAATTAGCCATACAGATATTTGCAAGTTGGATATTATATCTTTAAGATAATTATGTTTACCTAGTGATAAATGTATGGTTCATTATACCTGCCTGAGAATGTTTTCCGTATAACAAGATAAATTTTAGTTTGTCAGGTGGAGTCAAGGCCAGTAAaagatttgattttttaaattttttttattaatcaaGTGGGTCAGTGAAACCATGAATCAGCCAGTTTTCTTtaggagagaggaaaaacttTTGCCTCAGCACCACTTCTTTGATCTTTTCTGCTGAGCTACATGCTGAAGTTAAAATTTCAGCAAGGCTTGGATGCATGTGTTCTTGTGCAAAAGTAATATAGCTTTACTGGTAACAAAGGAGAACTTGGAAATTAAACctagagaaaaaataaaagcaagaagATGCTACAACTCATTGTTCTTCTTCTTTCCTCTactcctcttttcccttctatCTCCAGGTCAGCTCAATTCAGAATCAGATGCAATCCAAGGGAGGCTATGGAGGTGGCATATCTGCAAATGTTCAAATGCAACTTGTAGATACAAAGGCAGGATAACCTTGGGGATAACTTTCCTGTAA includes:
- the CDC42SE2 gene encoding CDC42 small effector protein 2 → MSEFWLCFNCCIAEQPQPKRRRRIDRSMIGEPTNFVHTAHVGSGDLFSGMNSVSSIQNQMQSKGGYGGGISANVQMQLVDTKAG